One window of the Xiphophorus couchianus chromosome 12, X_couchianus-1.0, whole genome shotgun sequence genome contains the following:
- the pcna gene encoding proliferating cell nuclear antigen, with the protein MFEARLVQGSILKKVLEALKDLITEACWDVSSSGISLQSMDSSHVSLVQLTLRHDGFDSYRCDRNLAMGVNLSSMSKILKCAGNEDIITLRAEDNADTLALVFETLNQEKVSDYEMKLMDLDVEQLGIPEQEYSCVVKMPSGEFARICRDLSQIGDAVMISCAKDGVKFSASGELGTGNIKLSQTSNVDKEDEAVTIEMNEPVQLIFALNYLNFFTKATPLSKTVTLSMSADIPLVVEYKIADMGHIKYYLAPKIDEEAS; encoded by the exons ATGTTCGAGGCTCGCTTGGTCCAGGGCTCCATCCTGAAGAAGGTTCTGGAGGCGCTGAAAGACTTGATCACAGAGGCCTGTTGGGATGTCAGCTCGTCCGGCATCTCCCTCCAGAGCATGGACTCGTCGCACGTCTCCCTGGTGCAGCTCACCCTGCGGCATGATGGCTTCGACTCTTACCGCTGCGACAGAAACTTGGCGATGGGGGTCAACCTCAGCAG TATGTCAAAGATCCTGAAGTGTGCAGGAAACGAGGACATCATCACCCTCAGAGCAGAAGACAACGCAGACACGCTGGCTCTCGTTTTCGAAACCCTCA ATCAGGAGAAAGTCTCAGATTATGAGATGAAGCTGATGGACTTGGATGTTGAGCAGCTTGGTATTCCA GAGCAGGAGTACAGCTGTGTGGTGAAGATGCCCTCTGGAGAGTTTGCCCGTATCTGCCGCGACCTGTCCCAGATCGGCGACGCCGTCATGATCTCCTGCGCCAAGGACGGCGTGAAGTTCTCTGCCTCCGGAGAGCTGGGTACCGGAAACATCAAGCTGTCCCAGACCAGCAATGTGGACAAAGAGGATGAGGCT GTCACAATTGAGATGAATGAGCCGGTCCAGCTGATCTTTGCCCTGAATTACCTGAACTTCTTCACAAAGGCCACACCGCTGTCCAAAACCGTCACCCTCAGTATGTCTGCTGACATTCCCCTCG TGGTCGAGTATAAGATCGCCGATATGGGACACATCAAGTACTACCTGGCCCCGAAGATCGACGAAGAGGCTTCCTAA